The following are from one region of the Mangifera indica cultivar Alphonso chromosome 14, CATAS_Mindica_2.1, whole genome shotgun sequence genome:
- the LOC123196041 gene encoding uncharacterized GPI-anchored protein At1g61900-like produces MKMLQFKMRAHLFLLLCLLFNCLCRFHCTTADDVQGYLSKKIKSKAMAPDIAPSADPPPFIPLIAPSPLIPFTDRSLPSLSGFCSLNFSAVASLMSKTATDCWDSSAPYLANVICCPQFDASLAILMGQFSKISGMLYLDKTNARNCLSDFQMILESQGANNQLQNLCSIRSENLTEASCPVSDVKKFESIVDTSRLLAACGKVDTVKECCHQVCQSAILDSARKIARNGTSDLPENSTRIDDCKNIVFRWLTSKLNPSSANDVLRGLSNCNVNKGCPLSFPSTINVTKECGYMISNQTGCCKAMENYLSHLQKQSFITNLQALNCAALLGMELQKANVSNNVYDLCHISLKDFSLQVGSKESGCLLPSLPSDVTYDEASGIGFICDLNDNIEATWPSTSILPGSCNETTKLPALPTATSAQSGLYKKKSVLFPLLFSSSLVLTPLI; encoded by the exons ATGAAAATGCTGCAATTTAAAATGAGAGCCCACCTTTTTCTGTTATTATGCCTTCTCTTTAACT GTCTATGTAGATTCCATTGCACCACAGCTGATGATGTTCAAGGTTACTTATCTAAGAAAATAAAGAGTAAGGCAATGGCTCCTGATATTGCCCCAAGCGCAGACCCTCCACCCTTTATTCCTCTTATAGCTCCTTCTCCATTGATACCATTTACAGACAGAAGTCTGCCAAGCTTAtcag GATTCTGTAGTTTAAATTTTTCGGCTGTGGCAAGTTTAATGAGCAAGACAGCAACTGACTGCTGGGATTCCTCTGCACCATATTTAGCCAATGTAATATGTTGTCCTCAATTTGATGCATCCCTTGCTATTCTTATGGGACAATTCAGTAAAATCTCGGGGATGCTTTATTTGGATAAGACGAATGCCAGGAACTGCCTCtctgattttcaaatgattttagAGAGTCAAGGCGCAAATAATCAGCTTCAAAATTTATGCTCCATACGTTCTGAAAACCTTACTGAAGCCTCTTGCCCTGTTTCAGATGTTAAGAAGTTTGAGAGCATTGTGGACACTTCAAGACTTCTGGCTGCCTGTGGAAAAGTTGATACTGTAAAAGAGTGTTGTCACCAAGTTTGCCAAAGTGCTATACTAGACTCTGCAAGAAAAATTGCTAGGAATGGTACATCTGATCTGCCTGAGAACTCAACCAGGATTGATGATTGTAAGAATATTGTCTTTCGGTGGCTAACCAGTAAACTCAATCCTTCTTCAGCAAATGATGTACTTCGAGGACTTTCTAATTGCAATGTAAATAAAG GCTGTCCTCTCAGTTTTCCCAGCACAATAAATGTTACTAAAGAATGTGGATATATGATTAGCAATCAAACTGGTTGCTGCAAAGCCATGGAGAATTATTTATCCCACTTGCAGAAGCAGAGCTTCATTACTAACTTGCAGGCTTTAAATTGTGCTGCTTTACTTGGGATGGAGTTGCAGAAAGCTAATGTCTCCAACAATGTTTATGATCTTTGTCATATAAGCCTAAAGGACTTCTCTCTTCAAG TTGGATCAAAAG AATCTGGTTGTCTTTTGCCAAGCTTGCCTTCGGATGTGACCTATGATGAAGCTTCAGGAATTGGCTTCATTTGTGATCTAAATGATAACATTGAAGCCACTTGGCCCTCTACTTCTATTTTACCAGGTTCCTGCAATGAAA CTACCAAACTTCCGGCACTTCCTACTGCTACATCTGCTCAAAGTG GTCTTTACAAGAAGAAGTCGGTGTTGTTTCCTTTGCTTTTCAGCTCCTCGTTAGTTCTGACTCCATTAATCTGA
- the LOC123196680 gene encoding glutamate receptor 3.7 isoform X2 has translation MKYLVALPVFIFVWVVLYDSAYCQRPAVVNIGAIFTFDSVIGRAAKLTMELAVSDVNADPVILNGTKLKLTRKDASCSVFQGSVEAFQLVEEEVVTIIGPQSSSIAHMISEVANGLKVPMISYAATDPTLSSQQFPYFIRSTQSDYFQMAAIADLVDFYGWKKVISIYLDDDYGRNGIAALDDALEKMAKISYKLPLHIQFDQNDIIDLLHKSKLFGPRVYVVHVNPDPRLRIFAMAQKLNMMTSNYVWLATDWFSATLDSFSPLNGTTLSNLEGVVGLRQHTLESTHKKAFLSRWRAMEQKGLVSSGLNTYGLYAYDTVWAVARAIDKFLDEKNITFSVNKDLLDIKATGLHLDELKVFDGGPLLLRNLLQTNFTGLTGQFKFNQERNIVNYGYEIINIDKMEIERVGFWHNDFGLSILPPESLIAQKKNQSQLHQKLQKVTWPGGKTEKPRGWVITDEERPLRIGVPRRASFVDFVTEEHTSHQIRGYCIDIFLEARKLVPYNVPYIFVPHGDGLSNPSYDKLVQMVANNVFDVAVGDISIVTNRTRIVDFSQPYVSTGLVIVAPINNIKSSTWVFLKPFTVEMWCVTAAAFVMIAVVVWILEHRVNDDFRGPPRRQIVTMFMFSFSTLFKTNQEATVSPLGRMVMVVWLFLLMVITSSYTASLSSILTVQQLSTPIKGIDSLISNDWPIGYQVGSFAYNYLSESLHIPRSRLISLGSPEAYETALRQGPNNGGVAAIVDEVPYVELFLKRQTDFGIIGQPFTKSGWGFGCPEGRRQNSEPHQLHLKSFWGLYILCVIITLSALLVFLQRVIRQFVRYKKQQKLSSSSSSSSSTSTSSSVSCSQLIFNFFDFIDEKEEAIKKMFTHCENPPTHVNSTNQQEAASI, from the exons ATGAAATATTTGGTGGCTTTGCCAGTTTTTATCTTTGTATGGGTAGTTCTTTATGATTCTGCGTATTGCCAGAGACCTGCTGTTGTGAACATTGGTGCAATTTTCACCTTTGATTCAGTCATTGGCAGAGCTGCAAAGTTAACCATGGAACTTGCGGTCTCCGACGTTAATGCTGACCCAGTTATTCTCAACGGGACTAAGTTGAAGTTGACCAGGAAAGACGCCAGTTGCAGTGTCTTCCAGGGTTCCGTTGAAG CTTTTCAACTGGTTGAGGAAGAGGTGGTGACCATCATTGGTCCACAGTCCTCCTCAATAGCTCATATGATATCTGAAGTTGCCAATGGTCTCAAGGTACCTATGATTTCATATGCTGCTACTGATCCAACTTTATCTTCTCAGCAATTCCCTTACTTTATCCGAAGCACTCAAAGTGACTACTTCCAAATGGCTGCAATAGCAGATCTTGTTGATTTTTATGGGTGGAAAAAAGTTATTTCCATCTATTTAGATGATGATTATGGGAGGAATGGCATAGCTGCTTTAGATGATGCATTGGAGAAGATGGCTAAAATTTCATACAAATTGCCTTTACATATTCAGTTTGATCAGAATGACATCATAGATTTACTCCATAAATCCAAGCTGTTTGGTCCTCGAGTTTATGTTGTTCATGTTAATCCTGACCCCAGATTGAGAATCTTTGCTATGGCCCAAAAACTTAATATGATGACCAGCAACTATGTTTGGCTTGCAACAGATTGGTTTTCTGCCACTTTAGATTCATTCTCTCCACTGAATGGAACCACACTTAGTAATCTCGAAGGGGTAGTAGGGCTTCGTCAACATACTCTAGAGTCCACCCATAAGAAGGCCTTTCTATCACGGTGGAGAGCTATGGAGCAGAAAGGCTTGGTAAGTTCTGGGTTGAATACATATGGACTGTATGCTTATGATACAGTCTGGGCAGTTGCGCGTGCCATTGATAAGTTCTTAGATGAAAAAAACATCACCTTTTCTGTCAACAAGGACTTACTTGATATCAAAGCTACTGGGCTACATCTTGATGAGCTCAAAGTATTTGATGGGGGGCCTCTTCTACTCAGGAACTTGTTGCAGACAAACTTCACTGGTTTAACAGGTCAATTTAAGTTCAATCAAGAACGGAACATTGTTAATTATGGTTATGAGATCATAAATATTGACAAGATGGAAATTGAAAGAGTTGGATTCTGGCATAATGATTTTGGTTTATCAATTTTACCCCCTGAAAGTCTTATTgcacaaaagaaaaatcaatccCAATTGCATCAAAAGCTTCAGAAAGTTACTTGGCCTGGTGGAAAGACTGAAAAGCCGCGAGGTTGGGTGATTACTGATGAGGAAAGACCTTTGAGAATTGGAGTGCCAAGAAGAGCtagttttgttgattttgttacAGAAGAACACACTAGCCATCAAATCCGAGGTTACTGCATCGACATATTCCTTGAAGCAAGGAAATTAGTCCCATATAATGTGCCTTACATATTTGTGCCTCATGGGGATGGGCTATCCAATCCCAGTTATGATAAGCTTGTGCAAATGGTAGCAAACAAT GTGTTTGATGTAGCTGTTGGGGACATTTCTATTGTGACAAATCGAACGAGAATTGTGGATTTTTCTCAGCCTTATGTTTCTACTGGTCTTGTCATTGTGGCTCCAATTAACAATATAAAGTCTAGCACTTGGGTGTTTCTAAAACCATTTACAGTTGAGATGTGGTGTGTCACTGCAGCTGCTTTTGTGATGATTGCTGTGGTTGTTTGGATTCTTGAGCATCGAGTCAATGATGATTTTCGTGGTCCTCCTAGAAGGCAAATTGTCACAATGTTTAT GTTCAGTTTCTCAACACTATTTAAGACGAACC AAGAAGCTACTGTAAGTCCACTGGGACGGATGGTAATGGTGGTATGGCTTTTCTTATTGATGGTGATAACTTCAAGTTACACAGCAAGCTTGAGTTCGATCCTGACAGTTCAGCAACTTTCAACCCCCATCAAGGGAATTGACAGCTTAATTTCCAATGATTGGCCCATTGGGTACCAAGTGGGTTCATTTGCTTATAACTATCTGTCAGAAAGTCTTCACATACCAAGGTCAAGACTCATCTCTCTGGGCTCTCCAGAAGCTTACGAAACTGCTCTCAGGCAAGGTCCAAATAATGGTGGGGTAGCAGCTATAGTGGATGAGGTTCCATATGTGGAGTTGTTTCTGAAACGGCAAACTGATTTTGGGATTATTGGGCAACCTTTTACCAAAAGTGGATGGGGATTT GGTTGCCCAGAAGGAAGGAGACAAAACTCAGAGCCTCACCAGCTCCACTTGAAAAGCTTCTGGGGTCTTTACATTTTATGTGTCATCATCACCCTCAGTGCTCTTCTTGTGTTTCTGCAAAGAGTGATTCGACAGTTTGTGCGTTACAAGAAACAGCAGAagctctcttcttcttcttcttcttcatcttcaacctCAACTTCATCAAGTGTGAGTTGTTCTCAgctaattttcaacttttttgacTTCATTGATGAGAAGGA
- the LOC123196680 gene encoding glutamate receptor 3.7 isoform X1 — MKYLVALPVFIFVWVVLYDSAYCQRPAVVNIGAIFTFDSVIGRAAKLTMELAVSDVNADPVILNGTKLKLTRKDASCSVFQGSVEAFQLVEEEVVTIIGPQSSSIAHMISEVANGLKVPMISYAATDPTLSSQQFPYFIRSTQSDYFQMAAIADLVDFYGWKKVISIYLDDDYGRNGIAALDDALEKMAKISYKLPLHIQFDQNDIIDLLHKSKLFGPRVYVVHVNPDPRLRIFAMAQKLNMMTSNYVWLATDWFSATLDSFSPLNGTTLSNLEGVVGLRQHTLESTHKKAFLSRWRAMEQKGLVSSGLNTYGLYAYDTVWAVARAIDKFLDEKNITFSVNKDLLDIKATGLHLDELKVFDGGPLLLRNLLQTNFTGLTGQFKFNQERNIVNYGYEIINIDKMEIERVGFWHNDFGLSILPPESLIAQKKNQSQLHQKLQKVTWPGGKTEKPRGWVITDEERPLRIGVPRRASFVDFVTEEHTSHQIRGYCIDIFLEARKLVPYNVPYIFVPHGDGLSNPSYDKLVQMVANNVFDVAVGDISIVTNRTRIVDFSQPYVSTGLVIVAPINNIKSSTWVFLKPFTVEMWCVTAAAFVMIAVVVWILEHRVNDDFRGPPRRQIVTMFMFSFSTLFKTNQEATVSPLGRMVMVVWLFLLMVITSSYTASLSSILTVQQLSTPIKGIDSLISNDWPIGYQVGSFAYNYLSESLHIPRSRLISLGSPEAYETALRQGPNNGGVAAIVDEVPYVELFLKRQTDFGIIGQPFTKSGWGFAFQRGSPLAVDISTAILKLSENGELQRIHERWFCKQGCPEGRRQNSEPHQLHLKSFWGLYILCVIITLSALLVFLQRVIRQFVRYKKQQKLSSSSSSSSSTSTSSSVSCSQLIFNFFDFIDEKEEAIKKMFTHCENPPTHVNSTNQQEAASI; from the exons ATGAAATATTTGGTGGCTTTGCCAGTTTTTATCTTTGTATGGGTAGTTCTTTATGATTCTGCGTATTGCCAGAGACCTGCTGTTGTGAACATTGGTGCAATTTTCACCTTTGATTCAGTCATTGGCAGAGCTGCAAAGTTAACCATGGAACTTGCGGTCTCCGACGTTAATGCTGACCCAGTTATTCTCAACGGGACTAAGTTGAAGTTGACCAGGAAAGACGCCAGTTGCAGTGTCTTCCAGGGTTCCGTTGAAG CTTTTCAACTGGTTGAGGAAGAGGTGGTGACCATCATTGGTCCACAGTCCTCCTCAATAGCTCATATGATATCTGAAGTTGCCAATGGTCTCAAGGTACCTATGATTTCATATGCTGCTACTGATCCAACTTTATCTTCTCAGCAATTCCCTTACTTTATCCGAAGCACTCAAAGTGACTACTTCCAAATGGCTGCAATAGCAGATCTTGTTGATTTTTATGGGTGGAAAAAAGTTATTTCCATCTATTTAGATGATGATTATGGGAGGAATGGCATAGCTGCTTTAGATGATGCATTGGAGAAGATGGCTAAAATTTCATACAAATTGCCTTTACATATTCAGTTTGATCAGAATGACATCATAGATTTACTCCATAAATCCAAGCTGTTTGGTCCTCGAGTTTATGTTGTTCATGTTAATCCTGACCCCAGATTGAGAATCTTTGCTATGGCCCAAAAACTTAATATGATGACCAGCAACTATGTTTGGCTTGCAACAGATTGGTTTTCTGCCACTTTAGATTCATTCTCTCCACTGAATGGAACCACACTTAGTAATCTCGAAGGGGTAGTAGGGCTTCGTCAACATACTCTAGAGTCCACCCATAAGAAGGCCTTTCTATCACGGTGGAGAGCTATGGAGCAGAAAGGCTTGGTAAGTTCTGGGTTGAATACATATGGACTGTATGCTTATGATACAGTCTGGGCAGTTGCGCGTGCCATTGATAAGTTCTTAGATGAAAAAAACATCACCTTTTCTGTCAACAAGGACTTACTTGATATCAAAGCTACTGGGCTACATCTTGATGAGCTCAAAGTATTTGATGGGGGGCCTCTTCTACTCAGGAACTTGTTGCAGACAAACTTCACTGGTTTAACAGGTCAATTTAAGTTCAATCAAGAACGGAACATTGTTAATTATGGTTATGAGATCATAAATATTGACAAGATGGAAATTGAAAGAGTTGGATTCTGGCATAATGATTTTGGTTTATCAATTTTACCCCCTGAAAGTCTTATTgcacaaaagaaaaatcaatccCAATTGCATCAAAAGCTTCAGAAAGTTACTTGGCCTGGTGGAAAGACTGAAAAGCCGCGAGGTTGGGTGATTACTGATGAGGAAAGACCTTTGAGAATTGGAGTGCCAAGAAGAGCtagttttgttgattttgttacAGAAGAACACACTAGCCATCAAATCCGAGGTTACTGCATCGACATATTCCTTGAAGCAAGGAAATTAGTCCCATATAATGTGCCTTACATATTTGTGCCTCATGGGGATGGGCTATCCAATCCCAGTTATGATAAGCTTGTGCAAATGGTAGCAAACAAT GTGTTTGATGTAGCTGTTGGGGACATTTCTATTGTGACAAATCGAACGAGAATTGTGGATTTTTCTCAGCCTTATGTTTCTACTGGTCTTGTCATTGTGGCTCCAATTAACAATATAAAGTCTAGCACTTGGGTGTTTCTAAAACCATTTACAGTTGAGATGTGGTGTGTCACTGCAGCTGCTTTTGTGATGATTGCTGTGGTTGTTTGGATTCTTGAGCATCGAGTCAATGATGATTTTCGTGGTCCTCCTAGAAGGCAAATTGTCACAATGTTTAT GTTCAGTTTCTCAACACTATTTAAGACGAACC AAGAAGCTACTGTAAGTCCACTGGGACGGATGGTAATGGTGGTATGGCTTTTCTTATTGATGGTGATAACTTCAAGTTACACAGCAAGCTTGAGTTCGATCCTGACAGTTCAGCAACTTTCAACCCCCATCAAGGGAATTGACAGCTTAATTTCCAATGATTGGCCCATTGGGTACCAAGTGGGTTCATTTGCTTATAACTATCTGTCAGAAAGTCTTCACATACCAAGGTCAAGACTCATCTCTCTGGGCTCTCCAGAAGCTTACGAAACTGCTCTCAGGCAAGGTCCAAATAATGGTGGGGTAGCAGCTATAGTGGATGAGGTTCCATATGTGGAGTTGTTTCTGAAACGGCAAACTGATTTTGGGATTATTGGGCAACCTTTTACCAAAAGTGGATGGGGATTT GCCTTTCAAAGAGGTTCTCCTCTTGCTGTGGATATTTCTACTGCAATTTTAAAGCTTTCCGAGAATGGAGAGCTTCAGAGGATTCATGAGAGATGGTTTTGTAAACAGGGTTGCCCAGAAGGAAGGAGACAAAACTCAGAGCCTCACCAGCTCCACTTGAAAAGCTTCTGGGGTCTTTACATTTTATGTGTCATCATCACCCTCAGTGCTCTTCTTGTGTTTCTGCAAAGAGTGATTCGACAGTTTGTGCGTTACAAGAAACAGCAGAagctctcttcttcttcttcttcttcatcttcaacctCAACTTCATCAAGTGTGAGTTGTTCTCAgctaattttcaacttttttgacTTCATTGATGAGAAGGA